ACTGAGCCGGAAGTGGCTTGGGTAGGTAAAACCGAGAAAGAGTGTAAGCAAGAAGGCTTAAATTACGAAGTGGCGAAGTTCCCTTGGGCTGCGTCAGGTCGTGCGATTGCCTCTGAATGTGCAGACGGTATGACGAAATTAATCTTCGATAAAGATACGCATCGTTTACTCGGTGGTGCGATTGTCGGAACTAACGGTGGTGAATTGTTAGGTGAAATCGGTTTAGCGATTGAAATGGGCTGTGATGCAGAAGATATCGCATTAACTATCCACGCTCACCCAACCTTACACGAGTCTGTGGGTCTTGCAGCAGAAGTATTTGAAGGTTCTATCACAGACCTTCCAAATCCAAAAGCGAAGAAAAAATAATTTTTCTGAATAAGAAAAGTTGTTCATTTGATTATCTGCACCTTTAAAAGTGGTTAAACCACTCATCAAGGTGCAGATTTTTTATTACTAACAAGCAGTTAACAATTATCTAGGTAGATTTTCTTTTTAAATTCATTTCTTTTATTTGCATAAAGGCAAACTTATCTATTAATATCCAATCTAGGCTTTAAGCTAATCATCATAAAAATATCGACATATTTCACTCTCTTCATCTATTACAGGAAAAATATGCGCAACACACAATTAGTTCAATGGTTTAGACAATCAACACCTTACGTCAACTTACATAATAATAAAACATTTGTGATTATGTTAGACGGCGAAGTATTAGAAAGTCAGAATTTTATTAACATTATCAATGACATCAGCTTATTACATAGTTTAAATATTAAGCTGGTGATAGTTTTTGGAGCAAGGCCTCAAATTAATCAGCTCCTTGAGCATAATCAGTTGCCCTCGACTTATTACAATAATATTCGTATTACAAACGCCCAATCCCTTGATATTGTTAAACAAGCGGTGGGAAAAGTTCACTACGATCTCTTTGCTCGCTTATCATTACGTTCACCAAATGCGCCTGTGATTAATATTGTTAGTGGCAATATGATTTTAGCGCAGCCGTTAGGCGTGATTGATGGTGTAGATTATGCTCTTAGCGGTAAAGTACGCCGTGTCAATATTGAGAGTATTAAACAGCAATTAGAGCGACATTCTATTGTGTTATTAGGGCCAGTCGCGCCATCGGTCACAGGTGAAATGTTCAATTTGCCCTTTGAAGAAATTGCAACACAAGTGGCAATCAAGCTCAAAGCCGATAAATTGATTGGGTTCTGTGATGAACAAGGTGTAATTGATGAGCAGGGGCAAGTGTTAGCCGATTTATCTCCTGAAGAAGCCAAACGCCATTTAGTTAATCTTATAGATAAAGGGCAGTATCACTCTGCTAAAGCTCGCTTTTTACAAGCTGCGATTGATGTCTGTCGAGCAGGGGTAAAACGAGCCCATTTAATCAGCTATCAAGAAGATGGCTCACTCCTGCAAGAGTTATTCTCTCGTGATGGTATTGGTACTCAGCTTTCTATGGAGAATTCGGAGGATATTCGCATTGCAACCGTGCAGGATATTCCTGGATTGCTTGAATTAATTCACCCATTAGAGCAACAGGGTATTTTGGTTAAACGTTCACGTGAACAAATTGAGATGGAAATCGATCACTATACTATTATCGAACGAGATGGTGTTGTGATTGCCTGTGCGGCTCTCAATCCTTATTTGGATGAAAAAATGGCAGAAATGGCGTGTGTTGCTGTACATCCTGATTATCGAGATTCTTCACGTGGCGATGTGCTATTGGTCGAAATTCAAAAACGCGCAAGGAAAATGGGGATAGAAAAATTATTCATCCTTACCACTCGAACAACACAATGGTTCCAAGAACGTGGCTTTGAATTAGCAGAAGTAGAAGACTTACCCAAATACAAACGAGAAAATTATAATTATCAACGTAAATCTAAAGTGCTTATACAGAAACTTTGATGATAAACAAGCGGTTAGTTTTGGATAAAAATTTGCAAACGATAAAAGTAAAACAGCTGGATTAACCAGCTGTTTTATTGTGATTAAAGCACTTTTACAATCGCTTCACACAATGCCTTGATATTATCTTCGGTAATACCTGCCACATTAATACGACCAGAACGTACCGCATAAATCGCAAATTCATCGCGTAAACGATCTACTTGCTCCGGACTTAAGCCGCTGAATGAGAACATCCCGTTTTGTGCAATGATAAAATCGAAATTTTGGGTGGCGCCTTTCTCTTTTAACAATGCCACAAATTTTGCACGCATCTCTTTGATACGATTACGCATTTCAGCCAGTTCTTCAATCCAGTTAGCTTTTAATTGTGGATCAGCTAATACTGTCGCAACGGCACTTGCTCCGTGTGAAGATGGGTTAGAGTAGAGCACACGAATAATCGATTTCACTTGGCTAAAGGCATTGTTTGCTACTTCTGCGTTATCTGCAACTAAGGTAAATGCCCCAACACGCTCGTTGTATAAACCAAAGTTTTTAGAGTAAGAGCTTGCCACTAACACTTCACGATGATTTTTCACGAAGGTGCGTAAGCCAAAGGCATCTTCTTCTAAGCCGTTTGCAAAGCCTTGATAAGCAAAGTCAAATAATGGTAACCAGCCTTTTTCCGCAGACATATTCGCTAAGGTTTGCCACTGTTCTGGGGTTGGGTCGATACCAGTCGGG
Above is a genomic segment from Actinobacillus indolicus containing:
- the argA gene encoding amino-acid N-acetyltransferase, which encodes MRNTQLVQWFRQSTPYVNLHNNKTFVIMLDGEVLESQNFINIINDISLLHSLNIKLVIVFGARPQINQLLEHNQLPSTYYNNIRITNAQSLDIVKQAVGKVHYDLFARLSLRSPNAPVINIVSGNMILAQPLGVIDGVDYALSGKVRRVNIESIKQQLERHSIVLLGPVAPSVTGEMFNLPFEEIATQVAIKLKADKLIGFCDEQGVIDEQGQVLADLSPEEAKRHLVNLIDKGQYHSAKARFLQAAIDVCRAGVKRAHLISYQEDGSLLQELFSRDGIGTQLSMENSEDIRIATVQDIPGLLELIHPLEQQGILVKRSREQIEMEIDHYTIIERDGVVIACAALNPYLDEKMAEMACVAVHPDYRDSSRGDVLLVEIQKRARKMGIEKLFILTTRTTQWFQERGFELAEVEDLPKYKRENYNYQRKSKVLIQKL
- a CDS encoding amino acid aminotransferase yields the protein MFNHIQAAPADPILGLGEAFKAETRPEKINLGIGVYKDAKGQTPIVKAVKEAETRLLAKENTKNYLTIDGIADFNAQTQVLLFGEGAEVITSGRAKTAQSLGGTGALRIAAEFVKRQTNTQNVWISTPTWPNHNAIFNAVGINIKEYRYYNKETKALDWDNLIADLSQAGKGDVVLFHGCCHNPTGIDPTPEQWQTLANMSAEKGWLPLFDFAYQGFANGLEEDAFGLRTFVKNHREVLVASSYSKNFGLYNERVGAFTLVADNAEVANNAFSQVKSIIRVLYSNPSSHGASAVATVLADPQLKANWIEELAEMRNRIKEMRAKFVALLKEKGATQNFDFIIAQNGMFSFSGLSPEQVDRLRDEFAIYAVRSGRINVAGITEDNIKALCEAIVKVL